DNA from Verrucomicrobiia bacterium:
GCTAAAATCGATATTGGAACTATACAATCCGCCTACTCTGTCATCTCTACTGATCTCGACACCGATGGAGATCAGGATATTGCTGCAACAAATTATTATTCCAATTCAATTGCTGTGTTCATCAACAATGGCGATGGCACCTTTTCACCCAAAATAGAATATTCTGCCGGCACCGGCACTTTTGGCAGCTTCTCATCAGATTTAGACGCAGATGGTGATCAAGATTTAATTGTCGCGGGCGGAAACGGCTTTTCAATTCTTAAGAACAATGGAAACGGAATCTTTGCATCGAAGATGGATTATAACATAGGAGCATCATCGTCAATTACTGCAAACGATTTTGACGGAGATATTGATCCGGACTTGGTAATAACTACAGCAAGCGGGATCTCCGTTTTAAAAAACAATGGTGATGGGACGTTTGGCTCACAGGTCAATTACGCCTGTCAAGCATTTTCGGTCGTCGCCGCAGACTTTGATCGAGATGGCGATAACGATGTGGCTGTTGCCAGCGGTGGCGATTTTCAAGATGCATACATTTTCATGTTTAAAAATACCGGAGATGGTAACTTCGCGGAAAAAGTTGTTTACGAAACGGGCTCTCTTCCCTTATCAATTATCGCTGCAGATTTAGATGGCGATGGGCATGAGGACTTAATTACGGCTAATACCAACAGTGGTACGGTATCAATCTTTAAGAACAAGCAAAACGGATTTTTTTCTTCACCAAACATCTATAAAACAATAACCACAACGCTGGCCGTTGTGGCTTCGGATTTGGACAATGACGGTGACCAAGACGTTGTCACGGCAAATTTTGATTACAGCTTTGGAAATACCATCTCTATATTCAAAAACAACGGTATTGGTGTTTTTCCACAAAATGTGCCGTATATAACCGGAAACGCTCCTATTTCTTTATCTCCTTCCGACTTGGACTTGGATGGAGATATTGATCTGGTAGTGGCAAATTCTGGAAGCAACTCGGTTTCTATTCTAAAAAATGATGGAAATGGAAATTTCCCAACCAAAGTTGACTACGCTACAAGCATCGGCCCGGGGTCAGTACTCACTGGCGATTTCGACCAAGACGGAGATCAAGATTTAGCTGTTACAGAGGGCGGCGTTTCCATCTTTAAAAACAATGGTGACGGCTCTTTTGCGCCCAAAACAAAGTACGGAATTGGGGGACACCATTTGGTCAGCGCCGACTGGGATGGAGACGGCGATTTGGACTTGGCGGTTACTGCCGGGAGTGGTGCTACAGTGTTTTTCAATAATGGTGATGGAACTTTTATCGTAGGAGCAAATTACCCCACAAGCCTTACTGTAACGAACTCAATATGCGCCGCCGACTTTGATGATGACGGAGATCAAGATATAGCTGTTACCAATCTGGGCCCCCAAGTGTGCGACCGATTTGGCTGCTATCCTACCACCGGGAAAACTTTTTCAGTGCTAAAGAATAACGGCAACGGGACGTTTTCTCCAAAAGAAGATTATGTTACTGGATGGGGACCAGGGTCGATTTCGGCTTCGGATTTAAACGGCGATGGAGATACTGATATACTTCTCATCCCCTTTTCGAGCAATTCAATTTCATTCTTTGAAAATGACGGAGAGGGGGTTTTCAACAACAAAATTGCTTTCGGGACTGGCAACCAACCGTCGAGTCTTTTTTTAGCTGACTTCGACACAGATGGAGATCAAGATATTGTAACCGCAAATATTATAGATAGCTCGATATCTATTTTAATGAACATTTCCAACACTGGTTGTATGAATAACCCCGGCGATCTCGACCACGACTGCATTTTGGAACTCAACGACGTCGTTCTCCAACTCAACTGCATCTTTATGAACCTCGGCGACTGCCGCTTGACTTTGACGGACGTCAACTGCAGCGGGGATTTGACCCCGGCGGATGTCGTCCTGCTTCTGCTCGCCGTTTTTGCCTCCCAGCCGTTGCCTTGCCCATAAGGGCAGGCACCCATTCGGCTTCGCTCAGGGTCTACGACAAAACCTGCCCCTACCAAATCGTTTTGTATTTGTAGGGGCGCCTCTTGTGGGCGCCCGCTTTCACTTTTTCTCCCCTTGACAGCCCTTTCTTTTTAAACTTATCTTGCGCTCACCAAATGAAACGGTTCTGCAATAAACAAGCGGGCAGGTTTTTCCAAACACGGCAAAAATCAATTAAGGAGGCCCAATGAATCCCCGTTCCAAATTTAAAATTGCAATAGGCCGCGCTTTTTTGGCCTATTTCGCCTTCGCCACGGTCGCCGTCTTGTTTCCGGCAGATCAGGCGCAGGCGCAGATAAGCATCCTGGAGCAGGCCCAAAACGCCTACTACGACGCCAAGTTTGACGACTGCATCACGCTCCTTTCCCCCTTGGTGGTCACCGGCGATTTGTCCGATGTGCAGTTGGATACCGCGCTGCAGTTTTTAGGAGCCGCCTATCAGCAGAAAGGGGACGTCGCCAAAGCCCGCGAGGTCTTCCGCGACCTGGCCACCTTCGACAACAACGCCCAGATTGACGAGCGCTTCTTCCCGGCGGATGCCGTCGCCGTCTTTCAGGAAGCCAAACGGGATTACTTGGCCTCGCTGGACAAAGTCGGCTTTTTCAGAATATCGGGCCAGGGTGCAGACGCCCATATCCTCATTGACGGCAAGCGCCGCCGCAATACGGAGGATGTGATAAAAGTGGCCACCGGCAAACACCGGCTGGAGTTCCGCAAAGCCGGCCAGACCCCGTTTGTCCGCGAAGCGGAAGTGAAACGGCAGGGGGAAACGGTGGAAATTCAGGTGCGGGATGACGACTGGAAAGGGGCCGCGCTGGCGATGGGCACCCTGATTATGGTTCTGGACCCGCTGGATGCCGCCGTGGAAATCGACGGCCGCCCGGTCACGCTCGTGGAAGGGAAAACCGAAATGATTCCCGGCAAGCACACCTACCGCGTCTCGCGGGATGGCTATGCCGACAAAACCGGCAGCTTTGACGTCAAAACCGGCAAAACCGCCACGGTTTCCGCCAAGTTGAAACCGGTTTCGACCGCCCGGGCGGAAGCGGAGGGGGAAAAGAAAAAATCCTCCAAAAAGTTCTTGTATATCGGCGCCGCCGCCGTGGGCGCCGCAGCCATCGTGGCCGTGGCCGCCGGTGGCGGTGGCGGTGGTGGCGGCGGAGCGACCGGCCCCTTGCCCCCACCCCCCCCACCCCCGGCCAAACCCGCACCCGGAGGGAAAAGATAACCATGAAAAAACTATTATTCATTACTTCGCTGGCTCTTCTTTTTGGTTTCACCCTGGCGCAGGCCCAAGTTCCCGACCCCGTCTCCATCCTCGCGGCCGGCGGGCGCCCCCCCTTCGTGGGCATCACGGACCTGGATAACGACGGTGACGGTGACCTCGTCATTGTGTTTGATAATGTTGACAGCATTGTCACGCTGCTCGGCAACGGTCTCGGCGGATTTGGAACGAGAACCGCCTCCGGCATAGGGGGGGCGAATGCCCAGCTGGCGGGAGCGGACTTCGCCGACTTCAACAACGACGGCAATATGGATATTCTGGTTGCCTCCTTGGGCCCCAACCATGCAATCATAGCTTGGGGCAACGGGGCGGGCGCCTTCACCAACCCCATCGCCGGGACCGGCTCCCCCTGCTATGCCGTGGCGGCGGGATATTTCGACAACGATTTGAACGCCGACATCGCTCTGGTTATGAACACGGCCAGCGGAACGGATTCCATCCGGTATTGGTTCGGAAACGGCCTCAATCCCCCCAGCGGAAACTTTTTCAACCAGGTAAACGTCCCCACCGGTGGCGACCTGCCGTTTATGGCAACGAAATTGGTGGACTCCAATTTCGTCCCGCCGGTTCACCACATCGCCGTGTCCAACTACATAAGCAGCACCGTGGGGCTTAGCATTTCCAACGGAAACCGGACCTTCAACACCTCCAATTTCGCCACCCGTTCCGGCCCGATAGGCATCGTTTGGGATAAACTGAACAACGACAACCTGCCCGATATTGCCGTGGCCTGTTACAATTGGGATTCGGTCTTTGTGCATAACGGCACAAATCTGACCACCTACGGCGCCCCGGTTGGCTATCAGGTCGGCAGCGGCCCCTGCGGTCTGGCGGGCGGCGATTTCACGGGGGATGGACGGGTGGACTTGGCAGCCGGCAACCAAAATACGCCCAATGTCAGCTTCTTGGTGAACAACGGTTCCGGCGGATTTATGCCTGCCATCAATGCCCCCGCCCGCTTCGGTACTTGGGCCGCTTTTGCCGGGGATATTAACAACAACGGCCTGCCGGATTTGGCGCTCGGCTCTTATTCCCAGGATTCTGTAAAGGTTTTCAACCTGCGGGCCCC
Protein-coding regions in this window:
- a CDS encoding VCBS repeat-containing protein: MKKLLFITSLALLFGFTLAQAQVPDPVSILAAGGRPPFVGITDLDNDGDGDLVIVFDNVDSIVTLLGNGLGGFGTRTASGIGGANAQLAGADFADFNNDGNMDILVASLGPNHAIIAWGNGAGAFTNPIAGTGSPCYAVAAGYFDNDLNADIALVMNTASGTDSIRYWFGNGLNPPSGNFFNQVNVPTGGDLPFMATKLVDSNFVPPVHHIAVSNYISSTVGLSISNGNRTFNTSNFATRSGPIGIVWDKLNNDNLPDIAVACYNWDSVFVHNGTNLTTYGAPVGYQVGSGPCGLAGGDFTGDGRVDLAAGNQNTPNVSFLVNNGSGGFMPAINAPARFGTWAAFAGDINNNGLPDLALGSYSQDSVKVFNLRAPSVTPSVLAGNPPSGAPFTLPVITARDTTNIASVRLVYRQMGKTVYDTLTLTAGAGSATQRDYTGSLPAGTMT
- a CDS encoding VCBS repeat-containing protein is translated as MRPQNLVATALLALLPTLAFTFQPLFDTWSSFEAGDNARTVISADLDADGDQDLAVLNSGPGAVSILMNVGDGTFSPKVSYAVNSGSLSMCVSDLDSDEDQDLTVGGGTAVSVLKNNGDGTFAAKIDIGTIQSAYSVISTDLDTDGDQDIAATNYYSNSIAVFINNGDGTFSPKIEYSAGTGTFGSFSSDLDADGDQDLIVAGGNGFSILKNNGNGIFASKMDYNIGASSSITANDFDGDIDPDLVITTASGISVLKNNGDGTFGSQVNYACQAFSVVAADFDRDGDNDVAVASGGDFQDAYIFMFKNTGDGNFAEKVVYETGSLPLSIIAADLDGDGHEDLITANTNSGTVSIFKNKQNGFFSSPNIYKTITTTLAVVASDLDNDGDQDVVTANFDYSFGNTISIFKNNGIGVFPQNVPYITGNAPISLSPSDLDLDGDIDLVVANSGSNSVSILKNDGNGNFPTKVDYATSIGPGSVLTGDFDQDGDQDLAVTEGGVSIFKNNGDGSFAPKTKYGIGGHHLVSADWDGDGDLDLAVTAGSGATVFFNNGDGTFIVGANYPTSLTVTNSICAADFDDDGDQDIAVTNLGPQVCDRFGCYPTTGKTFSVLKNNGNGTFSPKEDYVTGWGPGSISASDLNGDGDTDILLIPFSSNSISFFENDGEGVFNNKIAFGTGNQPSSLFLADFDTDGDQDIVTANIIDSSISILMNISNTGCMNNPGDLDHDCILELNDVVLQLNCIFMNLGDCRLTLTDVNCSGDLTPADVVLLLLAVFASQPLPCP